In Arthrobacter sp. QXT-31, one genomic interval encodes:
- a CDS encoding ATP-binding protein: MTIASMLPLGDVVNPGQMRLAQVQVVNWGTFHGAHTMHVDRNGTLLTGNSGVGKSTLFDAILRVFDARPRSNEAAAQRSGGAVEDKRTTFTYMRGKVGDKAVGEGSASAFQRPGATWSAVALTFDNAAGTRVTVSALFDLPKNGTESSVGRYYLIDNRPLDLSAIEDIAEKRFTRAALENIFPDAQVFDVHKAFAERFRRLLGINSDQALPLLRVIQAGKGLGGSVNTFFRDQVLDAPATLAAADDVVEEFSNLMSIRQRLEDVRQQRDQLAPVPGLNREYAQSLLDANRLRELAGEEFEAYRQQLAVSVHEKTLARFKALAQAKAKDLAAERGVRDGLAKELRQLEAEYNNQGGNAISSIEQSLENARVGLKLRQQVEEAARQALTDAGLNLEWTAEGWEQAHEQAAARSAELKDDSAALQELRFEAFDAHAAKKRELAAAEQELVSLKTRKSLLPPSSIENRAAIAAATGIPEEQMPFGGELIDLAEGQEQWRPAAERALRNLATTLLVPGEHFAAVTRYLNGNTVRGALRAVDVSKPLAGAALAVEDVADGDLLTKLDILTTGINADAGEWIRERIALDFAYPCVENPDELAVLDKGLSLGGVVKRNRHTVEKDDRFTSRQDYVLGFDNASKLELVAGQAEDLRQELAKAAELAQSREESHQGMSRQLEALRRVAEDNRPWEQVSAAVAADELGRIEQRLRDALAAQADLEPLRANIETVRQKHQSSTEAAAVLQSEYKALDQQLTASDAMLEAARTRLNQAPPSDSTCAALAPYFAEFGDVTEMHELDNLAGRVRTQLLGELHGAESRAQATSERLTRIFEGFVRDWGTAISADHGTSIGAVGEFEARYHAIINDGLPAQEAEFRQFFNQRTHESFSTLLHLLDEERRSITSRILPLNGILSEVNFHEGSYLELDIKQTLPATAKQFKDAIQNALKTRHTRPAKAETAKAETAQAGQDEDAELTARYKSLETLVKRLGSQTPEDRRWRAEVLDVRGHLFIQCKEHREVDAPAGKKGGKRTEVFMHADTGSMSGGERQRFTAFIMAAALSYQLGIAEQGFTTYGTVMMDEAFVLASEEFAGAGIKALHEFGFQLLLAAPENVIDLSRHLGSVTEILRDRRTNRSGVLSAPVITPKPGTAGQWRSEANPVDIVLR; this comes from the coding sequence GTGACTATCGCGAGCATGCTTCCGCTGGGCGACGTCGTCAATCCTGGCCAGATGCGCCTGGCCCAGGTGCAGGTGGTCAACTGGGGCACCTTCCACGGGGCGCACACGATGCACGTGGACCGCAATGGCACGCTGCTGACGGGCAACTCGGGCGTGGGCAAGTCGACGCTGTTCGACGCCATCCTCCGGGTGTTCGACGCCCGGCCGCGCTCCAATGAGGCCGCCGCGCAGCGCTCGGGCGGCGCCGTGGAGGACAAACGGACCACGTTTACGTACATGCGCGGCAAGGTGGGGGACAAGGCCGTCGGCGAGGGTTCGGCCAGCGCGTTCCAGCGTCCCGGGGCCACCTGGTCCGCCGTCGCCCTGACGTTCGACAACGCTGCGGGCACCAGGGTGACGGTGTCGGCGCTGTTCGACCTGCCCAAGAACGGTACGGAATCGAGTGTCGGCAGGTACTACCTGATCGACAACAGGCCGCTGGACCTGTCCGCCATTGAGGACATCGCCGAGAAGCGCTTCACCCGGGCCGCGCTGGAAAACATCTTCCCGGACGCCCAGGTCTTTGACGTGCACAAGGCGTTCGCGGAGCGCTTCCGCCGGCTTCTGGGCATCAATTCGGACCAGGCGCTGCCTTTGCTCCGCGTCATCCAGGCCGGCAAGGGCCTCGGCGGCAGCGTGAACACCTTCTTCCGCGACCAGGTGCTGGACGCTCCGGCCACGCTGGCCGCGGCGGACGACGTCGTGGAGGAATTCAGCAACCTCATGTCCATCCGGCAGCGCCTGGAGGACGTCCGGCAGCAGCGTGACCAGCTGGCTCCGGTCCCCGGCCTGAACAGGGAGTACGCGCAGTCGCTGCTGGACGCGAACCGGCTCCGCGAGCTCGCCGGCGAGGAATTCGAGGCCTACCGCCAGCAGCTCGCTGTCAGCGTGCACGAGAAGACCCTCGCCCGTTTCAAGGCGCTCGCCCAGGCCAAGGCCAAGGATCTTGCAGCCGAACGCGGCGTGCGTGACGGCCTGGCCAAGGAGCTCCGGCAGCTGGAGGCGGAGTACAACAACCAGGGCGGCAACGCCATCTCCTCGATCGAGCAGTCACTGGAGAACGCCCGCGTGGGGCTGAAGCTCCGCCAGCAGGTCGAGGAAGCTGCCCGGCAGGCGCTCACGGACGCCGGCCTGAACCTCGAATGGACCGCGGAGGGCTGGGAGCAGGCCCACGAACAGGCCGCTGCCCGCTCGGCCGAGCTGAAGGACGATTCCGCGGCCCTGCAGGAGCTGCGCTTTGAGGCGTTCGACGCACACGCTGCGAAGAAGCGTGAGCTTGCAGCGGCCGAGCAGGAGCTCGTGTCGCTGAAGACGCGCAAGTCCCTGCTGCCGCCGTCGAGCATTGAAAACCGGGCGGCGATTGCCGCGGCCACGGGCATCCCCGAGGAGCAGATGCCTTTCGGCGGCGAGCTGATCGACCTGGCCGAGGGGCAGGAGCAGTGGCGCCCCGCGGCGGAACGCGCCCTGCGGAACCTGGCCACCACGTTGCTGGTGCCGGGCGAGCACTTCGCAGCGGTCACCCGCTACCTGAACGGCAACACCGTCCGCGGTGCTTTGCGGGCGGTGGACGTGTCCAAGCCGCTCGCCGGGGCGGCGCTCGCGGTGGAGGACGTGGCCGACGGCGACCTGCTGACCAAGCTGGACATTCTCACCACCGGGATCAACGCCGACGCCGGGGAATGGATCCGCGAGCGGATCGCCCTCGACTTCGCCTATCCGTGCGTGGAGAACCCCGACGAGCTGGCGGTGCTGGACAAGGGCCTGAGCCTCGGCGGTGTGGTCAAACGCAACCGGCACACCGTGGAGAAGGATGACCGGTTCACCAGCCGGCAGGATTACGTGCTCGGATTCGACAACGCCTCCAAGCTGGAACTCGTCGCCGGACAGGCGGAGGATCTGCGCCAGGAACTGGCCAAGGCGGCGGAGCTGGCCCAGAGCCGCGAGGAATCGCACCAAGGAATGTCACGGCAGCTCGAGGCCCTGCGCAGGGTGGCCGAGGACAACCGCCCATGGGAACAGGTCTCGGCCGCGGTCGCCGCTGACGAACTTGGCCGCATCGAACAGCGGCTCAGGGACGCCCTCGCCGCCCAGGCCGACCTCGAACCGCTCCGCGCCAACATCGAGACGGTGCGCCAGAAACACCAGTCCAGCACCGAGGCCGCCGCGGTGCTGCAGAGCGAATACAAGGCGCTGGACCAGCAGCTCACCGCCTCCGATGCGATGCTGGAAGCCGCGCGCACCCGCCTGAACCAGGCTCCGCCGTCGGACTCCACCTGCGCGGCGCTGGCGCCGTACTTCGCCGAATTCGGCGACGTCACCGAAATGCATGAGCTGGACAACCTTGCCGGCCGGGTGCGAACCCAGCTGCTCGGCGAGCTGCACGGTGCGGAGTCCCGCGCCCAGGCCACCTCCGAGCGGCTCACTCGGATCTTCGAAGGCTTCGTCCGCGACTGGGGCACCGCCATTTCGGCCGACCACGGCACGTCCATCGGCGCCGTCGGCGAGTTCGAGGCCCGCTACCACGCGATCATCAATGACGGGCTGCCCGCGCAGGAGGCCGAGTTCCGGCAGTTCTTCAACCAGCGCACCCATGAGTCCTTCAGCACGCTGCTCCACCTGCTGGACGAGGAACGCCGGTCCATCACCAGCCGGATCCTGCCGCTGAACGGGATCCTGTCCGAGGTGAACTTCCACGAGGGCAGCTACCTGGAACTCGACATCAAGCAGACCTTGCCCGCCACGGCCAAGCAGTTCAAGGACGCCATCCAGAACGCGCTGAAGACCCGGCATACCCGGCCGGCCAAGGCAGAGACGGCCAAGGCCGAAACTGCCCAAGCGGGCCAGGACGAGGACGCCGAACTGACTGCACGCTACAAGTCGCTGGAGACGCTGGTCAAGCGGCTGGGATCGCAGACCCCCGAGGACCGGCGCTGGCGGGCCGAGGTGCTGGATGTGCGCGGGCACCTGTTCATCCAGTGCAAGGAGCACCGGGAGGTGGACGCGCCGGCTGGGAAGAAGGGCGGCAAACGGACAGAGGTGTTCATGCATGCGGACACCGGTTCGATGTCCGGCGGTGAGCGCCAGCGGTTCACCGCGTTCATCATGGCCGCGGCACTGAGCTACCAGCTGGGCATCGCCGAGCAGGGCTTCACCACGTACGGCACGGTGATGATGGACGAGGCGTTCGTGCTGGCGTCGGAGGAGTTCGCCGGCGCGGGCATCAAGGCACTGCATGAGTTTGGCTTCCAGCTGCTCCTGGCGGCGCCCGAGAACGTCATCGACCTGTCCCGCCACCTGGGCTCGGTCACGGAAATCCTCCGCGACAGGCGCACCAACCGGTCCGGCGTGCTCAGTGCCCCTGTTATTACTCCGAAACCGGGAACAGCAGGGCAGTGGCGGTCCGAGGCCAATCCGGTTGATATCGTGCTGCGGTGA
- a CDS encoding TetR/AcrR family transcriptional regulator, whose product MSSPSQESILSAAGRLFGERGYRAVTVRDIAAEAGVSAALVMKLFISKAKLFAAVQPDESLLTELTVPASELGGALVFRVLMRRERGMQEPWAIIPINVHDAPDPEAARNELRERYLGSIAKLIGDATPDRRYASTVTALMTGFGETVRTLGLFDGWDFDELVAYYGGIVQAQIDACTAAHS is encoded by the coding sequence ATGAGCAGCCCCAGCCAGGAGTCCATCCTCAGCGCGGCGGGGCGGCTGTTCGGCGAGCGGGGCTACCGGGCCGTGACGGTCCGGGACATCGCCGCCGAGGCCGGGGTTTCGGCGGCCCTGGTGATGAAGCTCTTCATCTCCAAGGCGAAGCTCTTCGCAGCTGTGCAGCCGGACGAATCGCTGCTCACCGAACTGACCGTCCCCGCATCCGAGCTCGGCGGCGCTCTCGTCTTCCGCGTGCTGATGCGCCGGGAACGCGGCATGCAGGAACCCTGGGCCATCATTCCGATCAACGTCCACGACGCTCCGGATCCTGAAGCCGCACGGAACGAACTGCGCGAACGCTACCTTGGCAGCATCGCAAAGCTCATCGGGGACGCGACGCCGGACCGCCGCTATGCATCGACGGTCACCGCGCTGATGACCGGCTTCGGGGAAACCGTGCGGACGCTGGGGCTTTTCGACGGGTGGGACTTTGACGAGCTGGTCGCCTATTACGGCGGGATTGTGCAGGCCCAGATCGACGCCTGCACGGCCGCGCACTCCTAG
- a CDS encoding MFS transporter — MTAPPAPKPARSPSAITAVLALSGTLVALMQTLVVPLLPDFPRILAVTADDASWLVTATLLASAVATPIVSRSADMYGKRKMMVACLAIMVAGSVMAALGGTFLWLIIGRALQGFSASLIPVGISIMRDELPKEKMGSAVALMSATLGIGSAMGLPLAGLLYESLGWTSIFWVSAAAGTLLLLAVVLVVPESRVRTPGRFDYAGALVLSAALGSLLLAISKGGAWGWGSEPVLLLFLAAALLLAAWIPYELRVGQPMVDLRTTARRPVLMTNLASLLIGFAMFANMLLTTQQLQLPHATGYGFELNVIMAGLCMVPSGLAMVVFAPVSGGIIRRFGGRAALMAGAGVMIAGYVGRVFFYDSITWVVIGSTVVSIGTAIAYAAMPTLIMGAVPITETASANGLNSLVRSIGTATSSAAVAAVLTSVTIPLGAARLPSLEAFRDVFWMAALASAASVLAAVFIPRAAHRTAAEKPAVPAAAELVVQGRVLAPDHRPLTPAVVTVLRTEGEPVDWSRVDSDGNYSVALSGAGKYLVVANAAGWAPMAEVFDFDGRTLKQNFLLHERLEIGGRAAVGGEPVAGAVVTLLHATGEHVATARTDDDGVYTLPLPAAGRYIVTMLHPVTHQAVARKLAVDNRSLTVDLSAEPVQGNGTVQATARRAGGEPVPA, encoded by the coding sequence ATGACAGCTCCTCCCGCCCCGAAGCCGGCCCGCAGCCCCTCCGCCATCACCGCGGTCCTGGCGCTCAGCGGCACACTCGTGGCCCTCATGCAGACCCTGGTGGTGCCGCTGCTGCCAGATTTTCCGCGGATCCTGGCGGTTACTGCGGACGACGCATCCTGGCTGGTGACGGCGACGCTCCTCGCGAGCGCCGTCGCCACGCCGATCGTGTCCCGCAGCGCGGACATGTACGGCAAGCGGAAAATGATGGTTGCGTGCCTGGCCATCATGGTGGCGGGCTCGGTCATGGCCGCCCTGGGCGGCACGTTCCTGTGGCTGATCATCGGGCGGGCACTTCAGGGGTTCTCCGCCTCCCTGATCCCCGTAGGCATCAGCATCATGCGCGACGAACTGCCCAAGGAAAAGATGGGCTCCGCCGTGGCACTGATGAGCGCCACCCTGGGCATCGGCAGTGCCATGGGCCTGCCGCTCGCCGGCCTCCTCTACGAAAGCCTCGGCTGGACATCGATCTTCTGGGTTTCCGCCGCCGCCGGCACACTGCTGCTGCTCGCCGTCGTGCTCGTTGTCCCCGAATCCAGGGTGCGCACCCCCGGCCGCTTCGACTACGCCGGCGCGCTGGTGCTCTCCGCCGCGCTGGGTTCGCTGCTGCTGGCCATCTCCAAGGGCGGCGCCTGGGGCTGGGGCTCGGAACCCGTGCTCCTGCTGTTCCTCGCCGCGGCGCTCCTGCTGGCCGCCTGGATTCCTTACGAGCTCAGGGTGGGCCAGCCCATGGTGGATCTTCGCACCACGGCGCGGCGGCCTGTCCTGATGACAAACCTGGCATCGCTGCTGATCGGCTTCGCCATGTTCGCCAACATGCTCCTCACCACCCAGCAGCTGCAGCTTCCGCACGCCACCGGCTACGGCTTTGAACTAAATGTCATCATGGCCGGTCTGTGCATGGTGCCGTCCGGCCTGGCCATGGTGGTGTTCGCCCCGGTGTCCGGCGGCATCATCCGGCGCTTCGGGGGCAGGGCCGCGCTGATGGCGGGTGCGGGGGTGATGATTGCCGGGTACGTGGGCCGGGTGTTCTTCTACGACTCCATCACGTGGGTGGTCATCGGCTCCACGGTGGTGAGCATCGGCACGGCCATTGCCTATGCCGCCATGCCAACGCTGATCATGGGTGCCGTCCCGATCACGGAGACCGCGTCCGCCAACGGCCTGAACAGCCTGGTCCGTTCCATCGGCACCGCGACCTCCAGTGCCGCCGTCGCCGCCGTGCTCACCTCCGTGACCATACCGCTCGGCGCCGCCCGACTCCCCTCGCTTGAGGCTTTCAGGGACGTGTTCTGGATGGCCGCACTGGCGTCCGCCGCCTCCGTCCTTGCCGCCGTCTTCATCCCGCGCGCCGCCCACCGCACCGCTGCCGAGAAGCCGGCGGTGCCGGCGGCAGCCGAACTCGTGGTGCAGGGACGCGTCCTGGCGCCCGACCACCGCCCGCTCACTCCCGCCGTCGTCACCGTCCTCCGGACAGAAGGCGAGCCGGTGGACTGGAGCCGCGTGGACAGCGACGGCAACTACTCGGTGGCGCTGTCGGGCGCCGGGAAATACCTCGTGGTGGCCAACGCCGCGGGCTGGGCGCCGATGGCGGAGGTCTTCGATTTCGACGGCCGGACGCTGAAGCAGAATTTCCTCCTCCACGAGCGGCTGGAAATCGGCGGCCGGGCGGCCGTCGGCGGTGAGCCCGTTGCCGGAGCGGTGGTGACGCTGCTGCACGCCACCGGCGAGCATGTGGCCACCGCCAGGACGGACGACGACGGCGTGTACACCCTTCCGCTGCCTGCCGCCGGACGCTACATAGTGACTATGCTTCATCCCGTGACTCATCAAGCCGTGGCCCGGAAGCTCGCCGTCGACAACCGCTCCCTGACCGTGGACCTTTCAGCTGAACCGGTACAGGGGAACGGCACAGTACAGGCAACCGCCCGACGGGCCGGCGGAGAGCCAGTGCCGGCATGA
- a CDS encoding iron-siderophore ABC transporter substrate-binding protein, with product MTSPLFSGRQAVTGGPAAGTTRRSLFKTAGKATAVLAAAALSLTACSTGPASSSADTGSTASASAQFPVTIKNVFGETTIEEQPKRVVTISWVNDDIALALGVVPVGVPKNEWGNNDKGSTPWKDAALEKLGASFGSDKAPVQFSEADGINSTEIAKLNPDVILAAYSGLEAADYKKLTEIAPVVAQPELAYGTPWQEATTLIGKALGKTAEAEKLVADTEATIKTEAAKYPQITGKSFIYGNLEPAKGDGVNVYLAADNRPRFLTEIGMKPAAIVEEKSKGSKEFFTAWSAEKANELESDVFVTWVPDAKTKDQIIKDPLLSQIPAVKKGALVADSDNTLTLAISASSPLSLPWALDKFLPQLAAGADAAAK from the coding sequence GTGACTTCCCCCCTCTTCTCCGGCCGGCAGGCTGTTACCGGCGGCCCTGCTGCCGGCACCACCCGCCGCTCCCTGTTCAAGACCGCCGGCAAGGCCACCGCTGTCCTTGCCGCTGCGGCGCTTTCCCTGACCGCATGCTCCACCGGGCCGGCGTCGTCCTCCGCGGACACCGGATCCACGGCTTCCGCGAGCGCGCAGTTCCCGGTGACCATCAAGAACGTCTTCGGCGAAACCACCATCGAGGAACAGCCCAAGCGCGTTGTCACCATCTCGTGGGTCAATGACGACATCGCCCTCGCGCTCGGCGTGGTTCCCGTCGGCGTCCCGAAGAACGAGTGGGGCAACAACGACAAGGGCTCCACCCCGTGGAAGGACGCCGCCCTCGAGAAGCTGGGCGCCTCCTTCGGCAGCGACAAGGCCCCGGTCCAGTTCTCCGAGGCCGACGGCATCAACTCCACCGAGATCGCCAAGCTCAACCCGGACGTCATCCTGGCCGCCTACTCCGGCCTCGAAGCCGCGGACTACAAGAAGCTCACCGAAATTGCGCCCGTCGTGGCCCAGCCTGAGCTCGCCTACGGCACTCCGTGGCAGGAAGCCACCACCCTGATCGGCAAGGCCCTCGGCAAGACCGCCGAAGCGGAGAAGCTCGTTGCCGACACCGAGGCCACCATCAAGACCGAGGCCGCCAAGTACCCGCAGATCACGGGCAAGTCCTTCATCTACGGCAACCTGGAGCCGGCCAAGGGCGACGGCGTGAACGTCTACCTCGCAGCGGACAATCGCCCGCGCTTCCTGACCGAGATCGGCATGAAGCCGGCCGCCATTGTGGAGGAGAAGTCCAAGGGCTCCAAGGAGTTCTTCACAGCGTGGTCCGCCGAGAAGGCCAACGAGCTGGAATCCGACGTCTTTGTGACCTGGGTTCCGGATGCCAAGACCAAGGACCAGATCATCAAGGATCCCCTGCTGAGCCAGATCCCGGCCGTCAAGAAGGGCGCCCTGGTTGCCGACTCGGACAACACCCTGACGCTGGCGATCTCCGCGTCGTCCCCGCTGAGCCTGCCGTGGGCCCTGGACAAGTTCCTGCCGCAGCTCGCAGCCGGCGCTGACGCAGCCGCCAAGTAG
- a CDS encoding FecCD family ABC transporter permease: MTSSTTAASSGKRERTLVAPVAAPVGPQLSARAQPARKVRGPRAAWLVVAVVVLAVVCGASLAVGARGLSLETVWQALTEFNPADGDHAVVHARIPRTILGLLAGAALGLAGAAMQGVARNPLADPGIIGINAGAALAVVTGIYVFGISSLTGYIWFAFIGAAAAAVVVYLIASMGRAGATPVKLALAGAALSAGLFSLMNVILVSSQDTLDRFRFWQVGGIAGRDWSVLLPGLPFLAAGALIVLLAGRVLNSLALGDDVARGLGQNVGLARAVTALGIVLLCGSATALAGPIGFVGLVVPHAVRFLTGPDYRWILPFSAVLAPALLLVSDVVGRVILLPGEVPAGIMTALIGAPVFVWLVRRGKGAGL, translated from the coding sequence ATGACATCAAGCACGACGGCGGCCTCCTCCGGGAAGCGCGAACGGACACTTGTGGCCCCTGTGGCCGCACCTGTTGGGCCACAACTGTCCGCTCGCGCCCAGCCTGCACGCAAGGTCCGCGGGCCGCGCGCTGCCTGGCTGGTGGTTGCCGTCGTCGTGCTTGCTGTTGTCTGCGGAGCCTCACTCGCCGTGGGCGCCCGCGGCCTGTCCCTCGAAACCGTGTGGCAGGCGCTGACCGAGTTCAACCCGGCGGACGGCGACCACGCCGTGGTCCACGCCCGGATCCCGAGGACCATACTGGGCCTGCTTGCAGGTGCCGCGCTGGGCCTGGCGGGCGCGGCGATGCAGGGCGTGGCGCGCAATCCGCTGGCCGACCCGGGCATCATCGGCATCAACGCCGGCGCCGCACTGGCCGTGGTCACCGGGATCTATGTCTTCGGTATCTCCTCGCTGACCGGCTACATCTGGTTCGCCTTCATCGGCGCCGCCGCGGCCGCCGTCGTCGTTTACCTCATCGCCTCCATGGGCCGGGCCGGCGCGACGCCGGTCAAGCTCGCCCTGGCGGGCGCCGCCCTCAGCGCCGGGCTGTTCTCCCTGATGAACGTCATCCTGGTTTCCAGCCAGGACACCCTGGACCGCTTCCGCTTCTGGCAGGTGGGCGGCATTGCCGGGCGTGACTGGTCCGTGCTGCTGCCCGGCCTGCCGTTCCTCGCCGCCGGGGCACTGATCGTGCTCCTGGCCGGACGGGTCCTCAACAGCCTGGCACTCGGCGACGATGTGGCCCGGGGCCTGGGCCAGAACGTCGGCCTGGCCCGGGCCGTCACCGCGCTGGGCATCGTCCTGCTGTGCGGGTCGGCGACGGCGCTGGCCGGGCCCATTGGGTTCGTCGGCCTCGTTGTCCCGCACGCGGTGCGCTTCCTGACCGGGCCCGACTACCGCTGGATCCTGCCGTTCTCCGCGGTGCTGGCACCGGCACTGCTGCTGGTGTCCGACGTCGTCGGACGCGTAATCCTGCTTCCCGGCGAGGTCCCGGCCGGCATCATGACCGCCCTTATCGGCGCCCCGGTCTTCGTCTGGCTGGTCCGCCGCGGGAAGGGTGCGGGACTGTGA
- a CDS encoding FecCD family ABC transporter permease: MRERTDKAPNEPGPGPQVPVRASNRRTKLNRTAVLAAGVVLLLAASILLGSYTVTIPDFFKILTAHFTGGEKIPGASFIVMEAKLPRAVIGTLIGLAFGLSGALFQTMLRNPLASPDVIGISYGASAAAVLAIVVFGASGAVVSGAALGGAMAVAALIYGISRSGSLGTGGGSRGNAAGSRLILAGVGIAAALHAMVSFLMTRADIRTAAEALIWINGSLNSASWDRAGVLVLTLLVLVPVAGLLAGPLRILELGDDAAAGLGIRVGGTRLGLVLTAVALAAVATAAAGPVAFVAFLAAPIARRFTGRSSLPASALVGALIVLAADYFAANIAPLLLDGTVLPVGVVTGALGAPFLLWLLVTSNRKDA; encoded by the coding sequence ATGCGCGAACGTACAGATAAGGCCCCAAATGAGCCCGGTCCGGGGCCACAAGTGCCCGTTCGCGCTTCGAACCGGCGAACCAAACTGAACCGTACAGCGGTACTGGCTGCCGGCGTCGTGCTTCTTCTGGCCGCCAGCATCCTGCTGGGAAGCTACACCGTCACCATTCCCGACTTCTTCAAAATCCTCACCGCCCACTTCACGGGCGGCGAGAAGATCCCCGGCGCCAGCTTCATCGTGATGGAAGCCAAGCTGCCGCGCGCTGTCATCGGCACGCTGATCGGCCTGGCGTTCGGACTCTCCGGTGCGCTGTTCCAGACCATGCTGCGCAACCCGCTGGCCAGCCCGGATGTGATCGGCATCAGCTACGGGGCCAGCGCGGCGGCGGTCCTGGCCATCGTGGTTTTCGGTGCCTCCGGTGCCGTGGTGTCCGGCGCTGCCCTGGGCGGCGCCATGGCCGTGGCGGCACTGATCTACGGAATTTCCCGCAGCGGCTCCCTGGGCACCGGCGGCGGCAGCCGCGGGAACGCCGCCGGCAGCCGCCTCATCCTCGCCGGCGTCGGCATCGCCGCCGCGCTGCACGCGATGGTCAGCTTCCTCATGACCCGTGCCGATATCCGCACCGCCGCCGAGGCGCTGATCTGGATCAACGGCTCGCTCAACTCCGCCAGCTGGGACCGCGCGGGGGTGCTGGTCCTGACGCTGCTGGTCCTGGTTCCGGTCGCCGGCCTGCTGGCAGGGCCGCTGCGCATCCTCGAACTGGGGGACGACGCCGCAGCCGGACTTGGCATCCGCGTCGGTGGCACCCGGCTGGGACTGGTGCTCACCGCCGTCGCGCTTGCGGCAGTGGCGACGGCGGCCGCCGGGCCGGTAGCGTTCGTCGCCTTCCTTGCCGCCCCCATCGCGCGCCGCTTCACCGGCCGTTCCAGCCTCCCGGCGTCGGCCCTGGTGGGCGCCCTGATCGTCCTGGCGGCGGACTACTTCGCCGCCAACATCGCCCCGCTGTTGCTGGACGGCACCGTCCTGCCCGTCGGTGTGGTCACCGGCGCACTCGGCGCCCCGTTCCTGCTGTGGCTCCTGGTCACGTCCAACCGAAAGGATGCCTGA
- a CDS encoding ABC transporter ATP-binding protein has product MAVLQARDLTLQYDQRRVVENLTAEIPEGRVTMIVGANACGKSTLLRGLSRLLKPAGGTVTLDGKDIHSRPARELARTLGLLPQHPMAPDGITVRDLVGRGRYPHQGFFRSWSEKDDAAVQRALEATETLELAGRNVDELSGGQRQRVWIAMALAQETEVLLLDEPTTYLDLAHQVEVLDLVTDLNRQRGTTVAIVLHDLNLAARYADHVIALKAGRIVAEGTSSSVITEELVRHVFGLESRVVPDPVSGTPLIIPLGRHHADPKVPTTTLEIAS; this is encoded by the coding sequence ATGGCTGTTCTGCAAGCCCGGGACCTCACGCTGCAGTACGACCAGCGGCGGGTCGTGGAAAACCTCACGGCGGAGATCCCCGAGGGCAGGGTGACCATGATCGTGGGCGCCAACGCCTGCGGCAAATCCACGCTGCTGCGCGGCCTGTCCCGCCTCCTCAAGCCGGCCGGCGGTACAGTCACGCTCGACGGCAAGGACATCCACTCCCGCCCGGCGCGTGAGCTGGCCCGCACCCTCGGCCTGCTGCCACAGCATCCGATGGCGCCGGACGGCATCACCGTCCGCGACCTGGTGGGCCGCGGACGGTACCCGCACCAGGGCTTCTTCCGCAGCTGGTCGGAGAAGGACGACGCCGCGGTGCAGCGTGCGCTGGAAGCCACCGAAACGCTGGAGCTCGCCGGGCGGAACGTCGACGAACTTTCCGGCGGCCAGCGCCAGCGCGTGTGGATCGCCATGGCGCTCGCCCAGGAAACGGAGGTGCTGCTGCTTGATGAGCCCACCACCTACCTGGACCTCGCCCACCAGGTTGAGGTGCTGGACCTGGTCACCGACCTGAACCGGCAGCGCGGCACCACCGTGGCGATCGTGCTGCACGACCTCAACCTCGCCGCGCGGTACGCGGACCATGTCATCGCCCTGAAGGCCGGGCGGATCGTGGCAGAGGGCACGTCGTCCAGCGTGATCACCGAGGAACTGGTCCGGCATGTCTTCGGACTGGAATCCCGGGTGGTGCCGGATCCGGTGTCCGGCACTCCGCTGATCATCCCGCTCGGCAGGCACCACGCAGACCCAAAAGTTCCGACGACGACCCTGGAGATTGCTTCATGA